One Fuerstiella marisgermanici DNA window includes the following coding sequences:
- a CDS encoding CehA/McbA family metallohydrolase, which yields MRTCVQIFLALTVAVCGIVSGDEVPRPRVATQPLAANVARLMDAFVYLGTPLPEATSTALKAAIKEGDQRKLQETLDRHALFVVSINPELRVKVQRGPGDSILQQGGFTPVLVKVLNDATVTRRLKIGSPQAGAVYAGAASSTLKRQAQTELNINENEESERRFLDVEMFDQSPMTPQLSGLSVEYAIALIHSSDAGQREATIVFDIGQGTQDLGFRSEVPVLFSIKPAVAVKLKITDFDGTPTTARLEFRDKDDRIYPPQAKRLAPDFFFQTHIYRADGDTVLLPPGEFTLTSCRGPEYRRRTQKVSVSESGTTVDVRLERWVNPQEFGFYSGDHHIHAAGCSHYDNPTQGVSPQDMFAQVKGEGLNVGCVLTWGPCFDHQRNYFSPIAATISEASTVLKYDLEISGFGSAALGHVCLLNLKDQTYPGSDGTAEKGWPTWTVPVMRWAKDQGGVTGYPHSALHVDPRLAAEWQIRKFDKDGDQKLSADEASDVLLAEPFDTTDDNNDGALTTEELRNSANRAADKLPNYALPSLNGGGAMEIFVSTSEGVCDFISAMDTARIPEWNTWYHLMNCGYALKLSGETDFPCMSSLRVGQGRVYVQLGNVDRVDFPTWCKGVAAGQSYVSDGFAHALRYRVNGQAPGPQSVSLDESKTVKVQTTVAFAPEQPKAVAYGTLMPSAGPRMAGDTVNLHAERNTGFVKGGQRLVEVIKNGEVVASANVEADGEPHDLEFDIAVDQSSWIAVRQFPQLHTNPVNVIVNRQPIRCSHRSALWCAESVRLLWNNRRRFIAKEEQPAAKLAYAAALRKYFDIADQAIDSGKKFPRFDLE from the coding sequence ATGCGAACTTGTGTTCAAATTTTTCTCGCCCTGACTGTCGCTGTCTGTGGCATTGTTTCAGGTGATGAGGTTCCTCGGCCGCGGGTGGCCACTCAGCCGCTGGCAGCAAACGTCGCTCGATTGATGGACGCATTTGTCTACCTTGGAACTCCGCTGCCGGAAGCCACTTCAACGGCACTGAAGGCTGCCATCAAAGAAGGCGATCAACGGAAGCTGCAGGAGACGCTCGATCGTCACGCGCTGTTTGTCGTGTCCATCAATCCGGAACTACGGGTGAAGGTGCAGCGCGGTCCCGGTGATTCCATTCTTCAGCAGGGTGGCTTCACGCCAGTGTTGGTCAAGGTACTGAACGACGCAACAGTGACCCGCCGCTTAAAGATCGGTAGTCCTCAGGCCGGCGCCGTTTATGCAGGAGCGGCCTCTTCCACTCTGAAGCGGCAGGCTCAAACGGAACTGAACATCAACGAAAACGAAGAAAGCGAGCGGCGGTTTCTTGATGTAGAAATGTTTGATCAGTCGCCAATGACGCCGCAGTTGTCCGGTCTGAGCGTGGAATACGCCATCGCGTTGATTCACAGTAGTGACGCGGGGCAACGAGAAGCGACGATTGTATTCGATATCGGCCAGGGGACTCAGGATCTTGGATTCCGCAGCGAGGTGCCCGTGTTGTTCAGCATCAAACCGGCCGTTGCCGTCAAGTTGAAGATTACCGACTTTGATGGTACGCCCACGACAGCTCGGTTGGAATTTCGCGACAAAGACGACCGTATCTATCCACCGCAGGCCAAGAGGCTGGCTCCTGACTTTTTCTTTCAGACACACATCTATCGTGCCGATGGAGACACAGTGTTGCTTCCGCCCGGTGAGTTCACTTTGACGTCGTGTCGCGGGCCAGAGTATCGTCGGCGAACTCAAAAGGTTTCAGTTTCGGAAAGTGGCACAACTGTTGATGTTCGGCTCGAACGCTGGGTCAACCCTCAGGAGTTTGGGTTCTATTCCGGCGACCACCACATTCACGCGGCCGGGTGTTCGCACTATGACAATCCCACCCAAGGCGTGTCGCCTCAGGACATGTTCGCGCAGGTCAAAGGCGAAGGGCTGAACGTTGGCTGCGTGCTAACCTGGGGGCCGTGTTTCGATCACCAGCGAAACTACTTTTCACCGATCGCCGCCACGATCAGTGAAGCCAGCACCGTCCTGAAGTATGACCTCGAAATCAGCGGCTTCGGTTCTGCGGCCCTTGGGCATGTCTGTCTTCTGAATCTGAAGGATCAGACTTATCCCGGATCAGACGGAACAGCGGAAAAGGGCTGGCCAACCTGGACGGTGCCCGTCATGCGATGGGCAAAAGACCAGGGCGGAGTCACCGGCTATCCTCATTCGGCACTGCACGTGGATCCTCGTTTGGCCGCCGAATGGCAGATCCGAAAGTTCGACAAAGACGGCGATCAAAAGCTGTCTGCCGACGAAGCATCCGACGTTTTGCTGGCGGAACCGTTCGACACGACGGACGACAACAACGACGGTGCCTTAACGACGGAAGAGCTTCGGAACAGCGCCAATCGCGCGGCGGACAAACTTCCCAATTACGCATTGCCGTCATTAAACGGTGGCGGAGCGATGGAGATTTTTGTCAGCACAAGCGAAGGCGTTTGCGATTTCATCAGCGCGATGGACACGGCCCGAATTCCGGAATGGAACACGTGGTACCATCTGATGAATTGCGGCTACGCGCTGAAACTTAGCGGTGAAACAGACTTTCCCTGCATGAGTAGTCTGCGAGTCGGACAGGGCCGCGTGTACGTGCAGTTAGGGAATGTTGACAGGGTTGATTTTCCAACCTGGTGCAAAGGCGTCGCGGCCGGGCAGTCATATGTATCGGACGGATTTGCGCACGCATTGCGATATCGCGTGAACGGTCAGGCACCGGGACCGCAATCCGTTTCTTTAGACGAATCGAAAACCGTCAAGGTACAAACAACGGTTGCGTTTGCTCCGGAGCAACCGAAGGCCGTCGCCTACGGAACTCTCATGCCATCGGCCGGTCCAAGAATGGCGGGCGACACCGTCAACCTTCACGCCGAACGCAATACGGGCTTTGTGAAGGGCGGGCAACGACTGGTGGAAGTGATCAAGAACGGCGAAGTCGTCGCGTCTGCCAATGTGGAAGCGGACGGGGAGCCTCATGACCTGGAATTCGATATTGCAGTTGACCAAAGCAGTTGGATTGCCGTCCGACAATTCCCGCAGCTGCACACGAATCCCGTAAACGTCATCGTCAATCGCCAACCAATTCGATGCAGTCACCGCAGTGCGCTCTGGTGTGCCGAATCCGTGCGTCTACTGTGGAACAATCGTCGACGCTTCATCGCAAAGGAAGAACAACCCGCCGCGAAACTCGCCTACGCCGCCGCTTTAAGAAAGTATTTCGACATCGCTGATCAGGCGATCGACAGCGGCAAAAAATTCCCTCGCTTCGATCTCGAGTGA
- the recQ gene encoding DNA helicase RecQ, translating to MTEQTDNETVAVADAADDHAEQLLAAIKQYWGYDSFRPLQREAMLGAMEGRDCLTVLPTGGGKSLCYQAPAVCRDGMAVVVSPLIALMKDQVDALTECGIPAAFVNSSLTAQERLDVANRVRSGELKMLFAAPERLVQPRTIEFLREANVSFIAIDEAHCISNWGHDFRPEYRKLNCLREAFPEASIHAFTATATEQVRQDIVDQLDLRDAEVLVGSFDRPNLLYRVERRSDAMSQIRQVIDRHPNESGIVYCISRSNVEDTAATLKTFGYKALPYHAGLEAEQRRAHQEAFIDEKVDIIVATVAFGMGIDKSNVRYVIHAEMPRSIEAYQQESGRAGRDGLEAECYLIYSGRDINTWEFLINQSDNEDNRKASFAALGGMERFCSSVTCRHQQLVGHFGQTLDHTTGCGACDVCLNEVETVDDALVTAQKIISSVYRQEQRFGADYTAQVLRGSRNKKVRHNKHDQLSTYGLLKHESEAVVRGWIDQLLSQGFLKRSGEHSVIVITEEGNRVLKGDVTPSLARPKTRQTVQSAADKWEGVDRGLFDALRQTRMDIADQRGVPPYVIFGDMTLRELARYRPTSVDVLLKIYGIGQLKLEEFGAAFVARIAEYSVEHSLETDLTIPAARPGTTVTNVAKPAKPKVSAKSGQYFDLFAQGLTRDEVALQLDRATSTVTGHLASYIRLRKCDDAARWIPADIVARVDKVIDDIGGDRLKPIFEALEESVSYDDIRIVSTCRAVRQENADE from the coding sequence GTGACGGAGCAGACTGACAACGAGACCGTTGCCGTGGCGGACGCCGCCGACGACCATGCCGAACAACTTCTTGCTGCTATCAAGCAGTATTGGGGTTACGATTCGTTTCGGCCGCTGCAGCGAGAAGCCATGTTGGGAGCCATGGAAGGTCGTGACTGTCTGACGGTGTTGCCGACCGGGGGCGGAAAGTCGTTGTGTTATCAGGCTCCAGCGGTTTGTCGAGACGGCATGGCAGTCGTCGTCAGTCCGCTGATCGCGCTCATGAAAGACCAGGTCGACGCGTTAACAGAATGCGGAATCCCAGCCGCCTTCGTAAACAGCAGCCTGACAGCTCAGGAACGACTGGACGTCGCCAACCGGGTACGTTCCGGCGAACTCAAAATGCTGTTCGCCGCGCCGGAACGTCTTGTTCAGCCGCGCACGATCGAATTTCTGCGTGAGGCCAACGTCAGCTTTATCGCCATCGACGAAGCTCATTGCATCAGCAACTGGGGCCACGATTTTCGACCGGAGTATCGAAAGCTGAATTGCCTGCGCGAGGCGTTCCCGGAAGCGTCGATTCATGCCTTCACTGCGACAGCCACCGAACAGGTGCGGCAGGACATCGTCGATCAGCTAGACCTGCGCGACGCCGAAGTTTTGGTTGGCAGCTTCGACCGGCCGAACCTGCTGTACCGAGTTGAACGGCGATCTGATGCGATGTCTCAGATACGTCAGGTCATCGATCGGCATCCTAATGAATCGGGAATTGTGTACTGCATCAGTCGCTCGAACGTGGAAGACACAGCCGCCACGCTGAAGACATTCGGCTACAAGGCATTGCCGTATCACGCGGGGTTGGAAGCTGAACAACGGCGAGCTCACCAGGAAGCGTTCATCGACGAAAAGGTCGACATCATCGTCGCCACGGTGGCGTTCGGAATGGGGATCGATAAGAGCAACGTTCGCTACGTGATTCATGCAGAAATGCCGCGCAGCATCGAAGCGTATCAGCAGGAAAGTGGACGAGCTGGGCGTGACGGGCTGGAAGCGGAGTGTTACCTGATCTATTCCGGCCGCGATATCAACACGTGGGAATTTCTGATTAACCAGTCAGACAACGAAGACAACCGCAAGGCTTCCTTCGCCGCGCTGGGCGGGATGGAACGTTTCTGCTCCAGCGTGACGTGTCGGCATCAGCAACTGGTCGGACACTTCGGCCAGACGCTGGATCACACCACTGGCTGTGGAGCCTGCGATGTGTGTCTGAACGAAGTCGAGACTGTCGACGACGCACTGGTGACAGCTCAGAAAATTATCAGCAGCGTGTATCGGCAGGAACAACGCTTCGGAGCCGACTATACGGCTCAGGTGCTGCGAGGATCACGCAACAAAAAAGTACGGCACAACAAGCACGATCAGTTAAGCACTTATGGCCTGTTGAAGCACGAATCCGAAGCCGTGGTTCGCGGCTGGATTGATCAGTTGTTATCGCAGGGGTTCCTGAAACGATCGGGCGAACATTCGGTCATCGTCATCACCGAAGAAGGCAATCGCGTGCTGAAGGGCGACGTCACGCCGTCGCTCGCTCGACCCAAAACCCGTCAGACTGTGCAGTCTGCCGCCGACAAATGGGAGGGTGTGGATCGCGGCCTGTTCGACGCATTGCGCCAAACGCGAATGGACATCGCCGATCAGCGAGGCGTGCCGCCGTATGTGATCTTTGGCGACATGACACTGCGAGAACTGGCTCGCTATCGGCCGACCAGCGTTGATGTGCTGTTGAAGATCTATGGCATCGGCCAGCTAAAACTCGAAGAATTTGGCGCCGCATTTGTCGCGAGGATTGCTGAGTACAGTGTGGAACACAGTCTGGAAACGGACCTGACGATTCCGGCGGCTCGTCCGGGCACGACGGTGACGAACGTTGCTAAGCCAGCGAAGCCGAAAGTGTCGGCAAAGTCCGGGCAGTATTTTGACCTCTTCGCTCAGGGTCTGACCCGCGACGAAGTGGCCTTGCAACTGGATCGAGCGACCAGCACCGTGACCGGGCATCTGGCGAGTTACATCCGCCTGCGAAAATGCGACGATGCGGCTCGCTGGATCCCCGCCGACATCGTTGCCCGAGTTGACAAAGTAATCGACGATATTGGCGGTGACCGTCTAAAGCCGATCTTTGAAGCCCTCGAAGAATCCGTCAGTTATGACGACATCCGCATCGTCTCGACTTGCCGAGCCGTGCGTCAGGAGAATGCGGACGAGTAG
- a CDS encoding magnesium chelatase gives MTTPTNLAELKASGWQSKTVKQEIQANFLKALADGDDLFPGILGYENTVIPEISLALLAGHDMLFLGEKGQGKSRLMRQMSRFLDEAIPYLDLPGCPVHEDPLKPITTMAKDHLSMTADEDVKIKWWSREDRYAERLAPGTKFADIVGEIDPAKLAAGASMSTEDALHFGLIPRMHRGLFAMNELPELDELVQVGLFNILEERDVQIRGFPIQFDIDVMILFSANPSTYNRSGKVIPQLKDRIGSIVHTHYPEERHMGIQIMEQECEIPLDGEYPVVVPFFMKQIVEEMSRCARQSRYIDQASGVSARFSIANYATLIASARRRGAVLKETPAVPRISDLGHLYSSSLGKLEVDLMSSHQMSERQVLDSVMVEAIKNIFGEYVEMHGLEEISQIFSKGVKIEVGDMLPSEHYETLLKRVPPIWDKAFELNASESAAVRASCVEFVLAGLHATDRISRAQRHGVVTYNVD, from the coding sequence ATGACCACCCCCACCAATCTTGCCGAACTCAAAGCCAGCGGCTGGCAGTCGAAAACCGTCAAGCAGGAGATTCAGGCGAATTTCCTGAAGGCCCTGGCCGACGGCGACGACTTGTTTCCCGGCATTCTGGGCTACGAAAACACGGTTATCCCCGAAATCAGCCTGGCACTGCTGGCAGGCCATGACATGCTGTTTCTGGGCGAAAAAGGTCAGGGCAAAAGTCGCCTCATGCGACAGATGTCTCGCTTTCTTGACGAAGCCATTCCGTATCTCGATCTGCCCGGTTGTCCCGTTCACGAAGACCCGCTGAAACCCATCACGACGATGGCCAAAGACCATCTGTCTATGACGGCGGATGAGGATGTCAAAATTAAATGGTGGTCGCGCGAAGATCGCTATGCTGAACGTTTGGCTCCTGGCACGAAGTTCGCGGACATCGTTGGCGAAATCGATCCCGCGAAGCTGGCAGCCGGAGCCAGCATGTCCACAGAGGACGCCCTGCACTTTGGCCTGATTCCTCGCATGCATCGCGGCCTGTTCGCGATGAACGAACTTCCGGAACTGGATGAACTGGTGCAGGTCGGACTGTTCAACATTCTGGAAGAACGCGACGTGCAGATTCGCGGTTTTCCCATTCAGTTCGACATCGACGTGATGATCCTGTTCTCAGCGAACCCATCGACGTACAACCGCAGCGGCAAGGTGATCCCTCAGCTGAAGGACCGCATCGGCAGCATCGTGCACACTCATTACCCCGAAGAGCGGCACATGGGTATTCAGATCATGGAACAGGAATGCGAAATTCCGCTGGATGGCGAGTACCCAGTGGTTGTGCCGTTCTTCATGAAACAGATTGTGGAAGAAATGAGTCGCTGTGCTCGCCAGAGTCGCTACATCGATCAGGCGTCCGGCGTGAGTGCTCGATTCAGCATCGCCAACTATGCAACTCTGATCGCAAGCGCGCGCCGTCGCGGAGCTGTGCTTAAAGAAACTCCGGCGGTCCCTCGGATCAGCGATTTAGGACACTTGTACTCGTCATCGCTGGGCAAGCTGGAAGTCGATTTGATGAGCAGTCATCAGATGAGCGAGCGTCAGGTACTGGATTCCGTGATGGTCGAAGCCATCAAAAATATCTTCGGAGAATATGTGGAAATGCATGGTCTGGAAGAGATCAGCCAGATCTTTTCCAAGGGCGTCAAGATCGAAGTCGGCGATATGCTGCCCAGCGAACACTATGAGACGCTGCTAAAACGCGTGCCGCCGATCTGGGATAAAGCCTTCGAGCTGAACGCCTCAGAAAGTGCGGCTGTGCGGGCATCGTGTGTGGAATTTGTGCTGGCCGGGCTGCACGCGACCGATCGCATCAGCCGAGCTCAACGGCATGGCGTCGTGACTTATAACGTCGATTGA
- the lpxK gene encoding tetraacyldisaccharide 4'-kinase — protein sequence MSEESFKQLISGKSRGVMASVARGMLHCLSMPYSGVMCLRNAAFDIGLKKDTRVAVPVISIGNLTTGGTGKTPIVATVVKLLQELGQRPGIVSRGYRADASGENDEKRVLAQLCPDVSHEQNPDRVAAAQKLIDTASVTAIVLDDAFQHRRIHRDLNIVLIDATNPFGYGHLLPRGLLREPLSGLKRADVVLITRADSASENTLSEIAATVIEQNPSLAQKIFRVSFRPTGLLSNAGARPLSHVEDKPVTVMTAIGNPGAFVNTCRQIGADVVTSMFFPDHHHYTEADLQSARQHAEAAGAPLILTTLKDLVKIPDANDDICAVQIATAFESEKAQQLFRDHLAAAVNEKI from the coding sequence ATGTCGGAAGAAAGCTTCAAACAATTGATCAGTGGGAAATCGCGAGGGGTGATGGCGAGCGTCGCTCGCGGCATGCTTCACTGCCTGTCGATGCCTTACAGTGGCGTGATGTGTCTGCGAAATGCCGCGTTCGATATCGGTCTCAAAAAAGACACCCGCGTTGCCGTGCCTGTGATCAGCATTGGGAATCTGACGACCGGCGGGACGGGCAAGACGCCGATTGTGGCGACGGTGGTGAAGCTGCTGCAGGAACTCGGCCAGCGGCCAGGCATCGTCAGCCGCGGCTACCGCGCCGACGCAAGCGGTGAGAACGACGAGAAACGAGTGCTGGCTCAGCTGTGTCCGGACGTTTCTCACGAGCAGAACCCGGACCGCGTTGCGGCGGCTCAGAAGCTGATCGACACCGCGAGTGTCACCGCCATTGTGCTGGACGACGCCTTTCAGCATCGCCGTATCCACCGTGATCTGAACATCGTACTGATCGACGCCACTAATCCGTTCGGCTACGGACACCTGTTGCCGCGGGGGCTGCTGCGCGAACCGCTAAGCGGATTGAAGCGGGCGGATGTTGTGCTGATCACGCGAGCTGATTCGGCGTCTGAGAACACGCTGTCAGAGATTGCCGCAACGGTGATCGAACAGAACCCGTCGCTGGCTCAGAAGATTTTTCGAGTTTCGTTCCGCCCAACTGGCTTACTGTCGAACGCCGGCGCACGACCTCTTAGTCACGTTGAGGACAAACCCGTCACGGTCATGACGGCGATCGGCAATCCCGGGGCGTTTGTCAACACCTGTCGCCAGATCGGGGCGGACGTCGTCACGTCGATGTTCTTTCCCGATCACCACCACTACACCGAAGCCGATCTGCAGAGTGCTCGCCAGCATGCGGAGGCGGCCGGAGCGCCTTTGATTCTGACGACGCTTAAGGATCTGGTGAAAATTCCCGACGCCAATGACGACATTTGCGCGGTGCAGATCGCGACGGCGTTCGAATCTGAGAAGGCTCAACAACTTTTCCGTGACCACTTGGCGGCGGCGGTCAACGAGAAAATATGA
- a CDS encoding NADP-dependent isocitrate dehydrogenase: MSNENTIAYTLTDEAPALATRSLLPIIRAFTKSSGVDVELKDISLAGRILANFPENLTDDQKQCDTLSELGDLAKTPAANIIKLPNISASIPQLVEAIEELQGKGYRIPDFPEEPKTDAEKDVRARYAKVLGSAVNPVLREGNSDRRVAAPVKQYAKQHPHSMGEWSSDSKSHVASMPGDDFFGSEKSVTMPAAGDVKIELVADDGTKTVLKEGLTLQEGEVIDGSRLSCTALRDFLKQEIADAKNKDVLLSLHMKATMMKVSDPIIFGHAVSVFFADVLTKHASELEQIGFDPNNGIGDLYAKLDELPADKQTEIKADLDACYAKQPKLAMVNSDKGITNLHVPSDVIIDASMPAAIRTSGQMWGPDGKLHDMKAIIPDRCYAGVYQATIDFCKQNGAFDVTTMGNVANVGLMAQKAEEYGSHDKTFEIPAAGKVQVVDSSGNVLMEHDVQPGDIWRMCQTKDAPIRDWVKLAVNRARATGNMTIFWLDENRAHDASLIAKVNQYLPEHDTDGLDIRILSPVEATKLSCQRCKDGLDTISVTGNVLRDYLTDLFPILELGTSAKMLSIVPLLAGGGLFETGAGGSAPKHVEQFVEEGHLRWDSLGEFLALAVSLEDKSEKTNNTKLKVVAAALDEANGRYLTENKSPSRKVNELDNRGSHFYLALYWAEALANQTSDTELASEFAGVAKTLADNEDKIVAELNAAQGSPVDIGGYYLPEEEKVCAAMRPSATLNGALNVK, translated from the coding sequence ATGTCTAACGAAAACACGATCGCCTACACGCTCACCGACGAAGCTCCTGCTCTGGCAACACGTTCGCTGCTGCCGATTATTCGAGCCTTCACAAAATCTTCCGGCGTCGATGTTGAACTGAAGGATATTTCGTTGGCCGGTCGCATTCTGGCGAACTTCCCTGAGAATCTAACGGACGACCAGAAACAATGCGACACACTTAGCGAGCTGGGCGATCTGGCGAAAACACCTGCCGCCAACATCATCAAACTGCCCAACATCAGCGCGTCGATCCCTCAATTGGTCGAAGCCATCGAAGAGCTGCAGGGCAAAGGCTACAGGATTCCTGACTTCCCGGAAGAGCCAAAAACGGACGCCGAAAAAGACGTGAGAGCTCGCTACGCCAAGGTGCTCGGCAGTGCTGTGAATCCTGTGCTGCGAGAAGGCAACAGCGATCGCCGCGTCGCCGCGCCCGTGAAGCAGTACGCGAAGCAGCACCCTCATTCGATGGGGGAATGGAGCAGCGATTCAAAGTCACATGTGGCCTCAATGCCTGGCGACGACTTCTTCGGCAGCGAAAAGTCAGTCACCATGCCCGCTGCGGGCGACGTGAAGATTGAACTCGTCGCGGATGACGGAACCAAGACGGTGTTGAAGGAAGGCCTGACGCTGCAGGAAGGCGAAGTCATCGATGGCTCACGGTTAAGCTGCACGGCATTGCGAGACTTTCTGAAGCAGGAAATCGCCGACGCCAAAAACAAAGATGTGCTGTTGTCTCTGCACATGAAGGCGACAATGATGAAGGTCTCTGACCCAATCATCTTCGGGCACGCCGTCAGCGTTTTCTTCGCCGATGTGTTGACCAAACACGCCTCAGAGTTGGAACAGATCGGCTTCGATCCCAACAACGGCATCGGCGACCTGTACGCCAAACTGGACGAACTTCCTGCCGACAAGCAAACCGAAATCAAGGCGGATCTCGACGCCTGCTACGCAAAGCAGCCCAAACTGGCGATGGTGAATTCCGACAAAGGTATCACCAACCTGCACGTGCCCAGTGATGTGATTATTGACGCTTCGATGCCCGCCGCTATTCGTACGTCAGGCCAGATGTGGGGGCCGGATGGCAAGTTGCACGACATGAAAGCCATCATCCCCGACCGCTGCTATGCGGGCGTGTATCAGGCGACCATTGACTTTTGCAAACAGAACGGCGCCTTCGATGTCACGACCATGGGAAATGTGGCCAACGTCGGATTGATGGCTCAAAAAGCAGAAGAATATGGTTCTCACGACAAGACGTTTGAAATTCCCGCTGCGGGCAAGGTGCAGGTTGTCGACAGCAGCGGCAACGTGTTGATGGAGCACGATGTTCAACCCGGTGACATCTGGCGGATGTGCCAGACCAAAGATGCGCCGATTCGAGACTGGGTGAAGCTGGCCGTCAATCGAGCTCGCGCGACCGGCAACATGACGATCTTCTGGTTGGACGAAAATCGAGCTCACGATGCGTCGCTGATTGCCAAGGTCAACCAGTACCTGCCTGAGCACGACACCGACGGACTCGACATCCGCATTCTGTCGCCAGTGGAAGCTACAAAGTTAAGCTGCCAGCGGTGCAAAGATGGCCTGGACACGATTTCGGTGACGGGCAACGTGTTGCGAGACTATCTGACCGACCTGTTTCCAATCCTGGAACTCGGTACCAGTGCGAAGATGCTGTCGATCGTTCCTCTGTTGGCTGGTGGTGGTTTGTTCGAAACCGGAGCCGGAGGATCGGCTCCTAAGCACGTGGAACAGTTTGTCGAAGAAGGCCACCTGAGATGGGATAGCCTCGGAGAATTTCTGGCTCTGGCAGTATCGCTGGAAGACAAATCAGAAAAGACCAACAACACCAAACTAAAGGTCGTGGCGGCCGCGTTAGACGAAGCAAACGGACGCTACCTGACAGAAAACAAATCGCCATCTCGGAAAGTGAACGAACTCGATAACCGAGGCAGCCACTTCTATCTGGCCTTGTACTGGGCTGAAGCGCTTGCAAATCAGACGTCGGATACTGAACTGGCATCTGAGTTTGCAGGTGTGGCGAAGACGCTGGCGGATAACGAAGACAAGATCGTCGCCGAACTGAACGCTGCCCAGGGATCACCTGTCGACATCGGCGGCTACTACCTGCCGGAGGAAGAGAAAGTGTGTGCGGCGATGCGACCGAGTGCAACGTTAAATGGAGCCTTGAACGTCAAGTGA
- a CDS encoding DUF2306 domain-containing protein: MKRGDDQFRTLRYLLLICASVLILRVTSSVVLSYRGYLPPDFTTNFLRGREAYFFGSYQWAFYVHIASGPVSLVLGMLLLSGRFRRKWPQWHRVLGRVQGANVLGLVTPSGLWMAFNAESGWVAELGFAALAIATGFSIAMGWFAAVKRRFAFHQRWMWRCYVLLCSAVVLRVIGGLATVAGYYSEWLYPLNAWACWVVPLAALEATWVFRQQKFSPLRGVNDSRGAG, from the coding sequence GTGAAGCGAGGCGACGATCAGTTTCGGACTCTGCGATATCTACTTCTTATCTGCGCAAGTGTTCTGATCCTTCGCGTCACTTCCAGCGTCGTACTCAGTTATCGCGGTTACCTTCCCCCCGACTTCACAACCAACTTTCTACGCGGGCGTGAGGCGTATTTCTTTGGAAGCTACCAATGGGCGTTCTATGTTCACATTGCATCCGGGCCAGTCTCGCTGGTTCTGGGGATGCTGTTATTGAGTGGCCGGTTTCGCAGGAAATGGCCGCAGTGGCATCGCGTGTTGGGACGGGTTCAGGGTGCCAATGTATTGGGGCTGGTGACTCCGAGTGGCCTTTGGATGGCCTTCAATGCCGAAAGCGGCTGGGTCGCCGAGTTGGGTTTTGCCGCTTTGGCGATTGCGACGGGATTTAGCATTGCGATGGGCTGGTTTGCTGCGGTGAAGCGACGCTTCGCTTTTCATCAGCGGTGGATGTGGCGGTGTTATGTCCTGCTGTGTTCGGCGGTCGTGCTGCGAGTCATCGGCGGGTTGGCAACGGTGGCAGGCTACTACAGCGAGTGGCTGTATCCGCTGAATGCATGGGCGTGCTGGGTTGTGCCGTTGGCAGCGCTGGAGGCGACGTGGGTCTTTCGTCAGCAGAAGTTCAGTCCGCTGCGCGGCGTAAACGATTCGCGCGGCGCGGGTTAG
- a CDS encoding DUF1559 domain-containing protein encodes MPTSGRWRGEVPTGCATFLIHSRTQLSTITRDPANRAAFESNLKAYRCPSSDVPDGHTTYLGVTGPNSVFYSTEAVQLQDITDGTSNTLLVMEVPLEFSVHWMAPHDADLPLVLNLKSDAEKAHMGGAQALFGDGSVRYLSKNIALETLEALVTINVGETVGEF; translated from the coding sequence TTGCCCACTTCGGGCCGTTGGAGAGGAGAAGTTCCAACAGGATGCGCCACCTTTCTCATTCACTCAAGAACACAACTTTCGACAATAACTCGCGATCCGGCGAACCGTGCCGCCTTCGAATCGAACCTGAAAGCTTATCGATGCCCTTCGTCCGACGTCCCGGATGGCCACACGACGTATCTTGGCGTGACCGGCCCGAACAGCGTTTTCTATTCCACGGAAGCAGTACAACTTCAGGATATCACCGACGGCACCAGCAACACGCTATTGGTCATGGAAGTGCCGCTTGAGTTTTCCGTTCACTGGATGGCACCTCACGATGCGGATCTGCCGCTTGTGTTGAACCTGAAGTCAGATGCCGAGAAGGCTCATATGGGCGGTGCTCAGGCATTGTTCGGGGACGGTAGTGTCCGCTATCTTTCGAAGAACATCGCTTTGGAAACGTTGGAAGCTCTTGTCACGATCAACGTCGGCGAGACCGTCGGCGAATTCTAA